One window of the Aptenodytes patagonicus chromosome 5, bAptPat1.pri.cur, whole genome shotgun sequence genome contains the following:
- the C5H10orf71 gene encoding cardiac-enriched FHL2-interacting protein codes for MQGNKKHTEGHSDSSSIGSLLDDTDREVSSLTDRAFKSLCVAELEDSYNEPDLAISPDFALQFSAKFHPGTLNHTIKKSNVCNKLTARNNEHTIWASTFQQLPKCAPEEKRIAKNKTFAMERNKLNLPVPGPRNNKHVSKVSSLIKTFDKTADQGSGGSLIALKQPIKNSFQKCKLNHGNDMACWDDTDILSIHKELSEFSEASQGSHCLSGKHEPQKRPTKIDLSYCGSDGYYPVLIEMSKVAKSNFSRSSKKALKNRSVKVNEPAKKGNFLHSENSAFESWNVHHKKLAEKEEFIDIKTKKEGLAYLEEAPFIKGSRTREHKLPSAKITVAKKQEKDFQMETTPPEAAFSIPLPAVHVPQGPLPSETEFPAALPPAPPPRIHAHQGPPRPLPVSQALPLPPPTQQGHPSTFPTPEAPPVPPPPMPAQLSSPAMSQASVSPQSTSYRMVSPSPMSQAPSTPPPRPLATLTEEEVLSPQLGNTCPPWRRHRATKGAAEKRQTSKEKFTASDEMVSLSENVTGAEPGLDVTPLAKQVNSPGSISPSFNITELLTPIIPPKQEVDPVESELIPLTPPPTEGAAVRDHEGSAFGDYRSWDSYKSKASSLLFNLKDVRKRVKSIYTPSPLLRALEEKNKTRENIQESTKMNASLSTLQEKSNKNIAEKDESSDITSILSGSVHEKDNKTDLTGHFTDNYLTLSSPQTTADLLFYQTGDNLQQDDSKHEGLVKNTRGNENFPLFRNESNVPDLRKRLQYPALKPFSKDNADTTAGQPVQNPSVQGEENERQAANQNEEFAFKTLPNQLSPAEDVPYSDIQTSMVVTGHETQGKRSSSSSEQSFVSTVEQPLQEEPFPPVPLMQKACLQESQRTKSEMGADSKKSHKERGKEVGEDELQYYACISSGTGAAEKKEGRVTGNEQRSLMKETLRREKKEEANSMDSASDSIRDMSIPRSEEPETPPTSSSTKPSLFMIKDNTFRSPQVIRAVKLPLFRSFSLDDTVSSSYREMESRFVPPAEHNKQHQNLLHAQEVGWSAVRRRGQQNVRDGATDRGKEASEPGSTSATLDPSLLEDTESFSLGKLIEEDEETCALLNKVGKMNEESVCRRKEKLQTRKARHGLTQPNLALENDQAQNNASYPAERQMNYFKNHHLSNRRGGSCAKKIITRETISPVTGSISEDHTYSPVSHEALEAILHMEGAPVLLDSLACSAVASPRSGSMMHSIAASSSSDKPTRETEDVINPALLNMALKSQADMSAEEILDSAQRNLPSDSAGEAERLEPGGLGERTAGKPPAVPPKTEKALRRAKKLASRRKKMQEQQKKHQTEHTDATGRKASHSGQTLASPSPLEYSPLHSAPHSTFTPTETSTGRPCGASAVSPLPSSTQRKLLQDPDSGQYYVVDLPAEVNLKTFYDPETGKYVQVSVPSSEGNLYQPPSSEIMNSPYASYPRVLPLPASSVAVLKSPSQLSEPTWLMPAVPGEPAELPEDDQQDYRYAEAVDTQPYIEPASHPYSRDAEETQVHLQKDMSPTPNTDIVSLTDLDDFAAEGVS; via the coding sequence ATGCAGGGAAATAAGAAACATACAGAAGGACATAGTGACTCCTCAAGTATTGGGAGTCTCCTGGATGACACAGACAGAGAGGTAAGCAGTCTCACAGACCGGGCTTTCAAAAGTTTGTGTGTGGCAGAACTCGAAGACTCTTACAATGAACCAGATCTTGCCATTTCACCTGACTTCGCCCTCCAATTCTCTGCTAAATTTCACCCAGGGACGTTAAACCATACCATCAAGAAAAGCAACGTCTGTAACAAGCTAACAGCGAGAAACAATGAACATACAATATGGGCTTCAACATTCCAGCAGTTACCAAAGTGTGCTCCGGAGGAGAAAAGGATTGCTAAAAACAAGACCTTTGCCATGGAAAGGAACAAGCTGAATTTGCCAGTCCCTGGTCCAAGGAACAATAAACATGTTTCAAAAGTGTCCTCATTGATTAAGACATTTGATAAGACTGCAGACCAAGGGTCAGGAGGTTCCCTGATAGCCCTTAAGCAGCCCATTAAGAATAGCtttcaaaaatgtaaattaaatcatGGAAATGATATGGCTTGCTGGGATGACACAGACATTTTAAGCATCCACAAGgaactttctgaattttctgaggCTAGTCAAGGTAGCCACTGTCTCAGCGGCAAACATGAGCCACAGAAAAGACCTACTAAAATAGACCTGAGTTATTGTGGCTCTGACGGTTATTATCCTGTGCTGATTGAGATGTCAAAAGTAGCCAAGTCAAATTTTTCCCGTTCGTctaaaaaggctttaaaaaacagaagtgtgAAAGTTAATGAGCCagcaaaaaaaggtaattttcttcacagtgagAATAGTGCTTTTGAATCGTGGAATGTTCATCataaaaaactggctgaaaaggaggaatttattgatataaaaacaaaaaaggaaggtcTTGCATACTTGGAAGAAGCACCATTTATTAAAGGGTCCCGCACACGTGAACATAAATTACCATCTGCCAAGATCACTGTTGCCAAGAAGCAGGAGAAAGATTTTCAGATGGAGACAACTCCACCAGAAGCTGCTTTCAGCATCCCTCTCCCAGCTGTACACGTACCTCAGGGCCCCCTCCCTTCAGAAACCGAAtttcctgctgctcttcctcccgCACCTCCCCCTAGGATCCATGCACACCAGGGTCCTCCTCGGCCACTCCCTGTCTCACAGGCCCTTCCTCTTCCACCCCCCACCCAGCAGGGCCATCCCTCAACATTCCCTACCCCTGAAGCCCCTCCTGTGCCACCACCCCCAATGCCAGCTCAGCTTTCCTCCCCTGCCATGTCCCAAGCCTCAGTCTCACCCCAGTCCACGTCCTACAGGATGGTTTCACCCTCACCCATGTCCCAGGCACCCAGCACGCCTCCACCAAGACCTCTGGCCACCTTAACTGAAGAGGAGGTCCTCAGTCCCCAGCTGGGCAATACCTGTCCACCCTGGAGGAGACACAGGGCTACAAAAGGGGCAGCAGAGAAGAGACAGACTTCAAAGGAGAAGTTCACAGCCAGCGATGAGATGGTTTCATTGTCTGAAAATGTGACTGGTGCTGAACCTGGTCTGGATGTGACTCCTCTGGCTAAACAGGTAAACTCCCCTGGATCGATCAGTCCCTCTTTCAACATCACCGAACTCTTAACACCCATCATACCACCAAAACAGGAGGTAGACCCTGTGGAAAGTGAGCTGATCCCGCTGACACCTCCTCCCACTGAGGGCGCAGCAGTGAGAGACCATGAGGGGAGCGCATTTGGCGATTACAGGTCTTGGGATAGTTACAAATCGAAAGCATCGAGTCTGTTATTCAACTTGAAGGATGTGCGTAAACGTGTTAAAAGCATTTATACCCCTTCTCCCCTGTTAAGGGCcttggaggagaaaaataaaactaggGAAAATATACAGGAGAGTACAAAAATGAATGCCTCACTCTCgactttacaagaaaaaagtaacaaaaatattgcAGAGAAAGATGAATCGAGTGATATTACCTCCATATTGTCTGGCAGTGTTCATGAAAAGGACAATAAAACTGATTTAACTGGACACTTTACAGACAATTACCTGACTTTGAGTTCACCCCAGACAACAGCAGACCTTTTATTTTACCAAACTGGAGACAACTTGCAGCAAGACGATTCAAAACACGAAGGTCTGGTTAAAAACACAAGGGGCAATGAAAACTTCCCCTTGTTCAGAAATGAATCAAATGTACCTGATTTAAGGAAACGTCTGCAGTATCCAGCACTGAAACCATTCAGTAAAGACAATGCAGATACAACAGCTGGGCAGCCCGTGCAAAATCCCAGCGTCCAGGGTGAGGAAAATGAGAGACAAGCTGCTAATCAGAATGAAGAGTTTGCCTTCAAAACACTCCCAAACCAACTCTCACCAGCAGAGGATGTGCCTTACAGTGACATCCAAACCAGTATGGTGGTAACCGGCCATGAAACACAAGGCAAAAGAAGCAGTAGTTCTTCGGAGCAATCTTTCGTCTCCACGGTAGAGCAGCCACTTCAGGAGGAGCCGTTTCCACCAGTGCCCCTGATGCAGAAGGCATGCCTTCAAGAAAGCCAGAGGACTAAGAGTGAAATGGGTGCAGACAGTAAGAAAAGTcacaaggagagagggaaagaggttGGGGAAGATGAACTGCAATATTATGCTTGTATCAGCTCTGGTACTGGTGcagcagagaagaaggagggtAGGGTTACTGGGAATGAACAGAGGAGCTTGATGAAAGAGACactaaggagagagaaaaaggaagaggccAACAGCATGGATTCTGCTTCCGACAGTATAAGGGACATGTCCATCCCCAGGTCTGAGGAGCCAGAAACACCCCCAACTTCAAGCTCAACCAAACCCAGTCTGTTTATGATTAAAGATAACACATTCAGGTCACCTCAGGTAATAAGGGCTGTCAAGCTGCCCCTGTTCAGGTCCTTTTCCCTGGATGATACAGTGAGCAGCAGTTATAGGGAAATGGAAAGTAGGTTTGTGCCCCCAGCAGAGCACAACAAGCAGCACCAAAACCTGTTGCATGCTCAGGAGGTAGGCTGGTCGGCAGTGAGGCGCAGAGGGCAGCAGAACGTGAGGGATGGAGCAACCGACAGAGGAAAAGAGGCCAGTGAGCCTGGATCTACTTCAGCAACACTGGATCCCAGTCTTCTGGAAGATACAGAGAGCTTTTCATTAGGGAAGCTGATAGAAGAAGATGAAGAGACTTGTGCTTTGTTAAATAAAGTTGGGAAAATGAATGAGGAAAGTGtctgcagaaggaaagagaagctgcAGACTAGGAAGGCAAGACACGGCTTAACACAGCCAAATTTAGCTCTGGAAAACGACCAAGCACAAAACAACGCCAGCTATCCTGCAGAAAGACAGATGAATTACTTTAAGAATCATCATTTATCTAATCGCAGAGGTGGCTCTTGTGCGAAAAAAATAATCACTAGGGAGACCATTTCCCCTGTGACTGGCTCCATATCAGAGGACCACACGTATTCTCCTGTATCCCATGAAGCTTTAGAGGCCATCCTACATATGGAAGGTGCACCAGTTTTGTTAGACAGTCTTGCATGCTCTGCTGTTGCAAGCCCCAGGTCAGGCAGCATGATGCACTCTATTGCTGCCAGTTCATCGTCAGACAAGCCAACAAGAGAGACAGAGGATGTTATAAACCCTGCCTTGCTAAACATGGCACTAAAGAGCCAAGCTGATATGTCTGCAGAAGAGATACTTGATTCAGCACAGAGGAATCTGCCTTCTGATTCTGCAGGGGAAGCTGAGAGACTGGAGCCCGGGGGACTTGGGGAGAGAACAGCAGGCAAGCCTCCTGCTGTGCCACCAAAAACAGAAAAGGCTCTGCGGCGGGCCAAAAAGCTGgcaagcaggagaaagaaaatgcaagagcagcagaaaaaacatCAGACCGAGCATACAGATGCTACAGGGAGAAAGGCTTCTCATTCTGGACAGACACTAGCATCTCCCTCACCCTTGGAATACTCTCCTCTCCATTCTGCCCCTCACTCAACTTTTACTCCCACAGAAACCAGTACAGGAAGACCCTGTGGTGCATCAGCAGTAAGCCCTTTACCCTCTTCAACTCAGCGTAAACTCCTCCAAGACCCTGACTCTGGCCAATACTATGTAGTTGATTTACCAGCTGAAGttaatttaaagacattttatgaCCCAGAAACTGGCAAATATGTTCAAGTCTCAGTCCCTTCCTCGGAAGGGAACTTATACCAGCCCCCCTCTTCAGAAATTATGAATTCTCCTTATGCCTCCTACCCTAGAGTGCTCCCTTTACCAGCTTCATCTGTAGCAGTGCTGAAGTCACCTTCTCAGCTCTCCGAACCTACCTGGTTAATGCCAGCTGTACCAGGAGAACCAGCTGAACTACCTGAAGATGACCAGCAGGATTACAGATATGCTGAAGCTGTGGATACCCAGCCCTATATTGAACCAGCCTCTCACCCCTATAGTCGAGATGCTGAAGAAACTCAAGTTCACTTACAAAAGGACATGAGCCCAACCCCAAATACTGACATAGTGTCCCTCACCGATTTAGATGATTTTGCTGCTGAAGGAGTATCTTGA